One window of Chamaesiphon minutus PCC 6605 genomic DNA carries:
- the miaA gene encoding tRNA (adenosine(37)-N6)-dimethylallyltransferase MiaA, whose amino-acid sequence MLIVICGATATGKSGLAIAIAQRLNAEIISADSRQIYREFDIATAKVSSSELALVPHHLVSTYDPNCTVTAAQYQTQAQALIDKFQVRGMTPLLVGGTGLYIKSVVKGMKIPRVPPQMDLRSQLTNLGQGQCYQILQHLDREATMKIHANDAIRTIRALEVYYVTGQTISSQQGEYPPSYPILQIGLDCESLDVLTHRIKQRTQQMLELGWEDEVKYLGTKYGWDLPLLDTLGYAEMRQYIQGEISLAEAIDLTIVHTRQFAKRQRTWFASIPEIEWFDSNDPILLDRVWARVQQFCKTV is encoded by the coding sequence ATGCTGATAGTTATTTGTGGTGCGACAGCCACGGGAAAATCAGGACTCGCGATCGCGATCGCCCAACGGCTCAATGCTGAGATAATTAGTGCAGACTCGCGCCAAATTTATCGAGAATTCGATATCGCCACGGCGAAGGTATCTAGTAGCGAGTTGGCGTTGGTGCCGCATCACCTAGTTAGTACATACGATCCTAATTGTACCGTAACGGCTGCCCAATATCAAACACAGGCGCAGGCACTAATTGACAAATTTCAGGTGCGGGGAATGACACCGCTGCTGGTGGGGGGTACGGGACTATATATTAAGTCGGTGGTGAAGGGGATGAAAATTCCGCGCGTACCGCCGCAGATGGATTTACGATCGCAATTAACTAATCTAGGACAGGGGCAATGTTACCAGATTTTGCAACATCTCGATCGCGAGGCGACGATGAAAATCCATGCTAATGATGCAATTCGGACGATTCGCGCGTTAGAAGTTTATTATGTGACGGGACAGACGATTTCTAGCCAGCAGGGTGAATATCCGCCGAGCTATCCGATTCTTCAGATTGGTTTGGATTGTGAAAGTTTGGATGTTTTGACGCACCGCATCAAACAGCGTACTCAACAGATGCTCGAATTGGGTTGGGAAGATGAGGTGAAATATTTGGGGACAAAATATGGGTGGGATTTACCGTTGTTGGATACATTGGGGTATGCGGAGATGCGCCAATATATTCAAGGTGAGATTAGTTTAGCAGAGGCGATCGATCTGACGATCGTGCATACGCGTCAATTTGCCAAACGCCAGCGGACTTGGTTTGCTTCGATTCCCGAAATTGAGTGGTTCGACAGTAACGATCCGATTTTACTCGATCGAGTGTGGGCGCGAGTACAACAGTTTTGCAAAACAGTTTAA
- the gyrB gene encoding DNA topoisomerase (ATP-hydrolyzing) subunit B — protein MTSDYGDDNIRVLEGLEAVRVRPGMYIGSTGPKGLHHLVYEVADNSIDEALAGHCKNIDISINANGSVTVIDDGRGIPAGINPQTGKSTIETVLTVLHAGGKFGDGGYTVSGGLHGVGISVVNALSSHVEVKVWRNQKIHTQRFEKGFAVSGLEVMPSPENRTGTTVTFQPDPEIFKESTEFDFATLASRFKELAYLNAGIRISFSDYRLELLGTDEPKVENYYFEGGIREYVSYLNENKQPLHEEIIYISQEQDKVQVEVALQWCVDAYSDNILGFANNIRTIDGGTHLDGLKVVLTRTMNSIARKRNKLKEGDANLGGENIREGLTAIVSVKVPNPEFEGQTKTKLGNTEVRKIVDSIVSEALTEYLEFRPNIADAILDKAIQAFNAAEAARRAKELVRRKSVLESSTLPGKLADCSSKDPSESEIFIVEGDSAGGSAKQGRDRRFQAILPLRGKILNIEKTDDAKIYKNTEIQALITALGLGVKGEDFKSEQLRYHRICLMTDADVDGAHIRTLLLTFFYRYQRSLIDEGYVYIACPPLYKLERGRNHYYCYSERELQQKIAEFPANANYTIQRFKGLGEMMPQQLWETTMDRETRTLKRVEIQDAAEADRIFTILMGDRVAPRREFIETYGPKLGLMDLDI, from the coding sequence ATGACCAGTGATTATGGTGACGACAACATTCGGGTATTGGAGGGACTAGAAGCAGTCCGCGTCCGACCGGGGATGTATATCGGTTCGACAGGGCCAAAAGGACTCCATCATTTAGTATATGAGGTTGCGGATAACTCGATCGATGAAGCACTGGCTGGTCATTGCAAGAATATCGATATCTCGATTAACGCCAATGGTTCGGTGACTGTCATCGATGACGGACGGGGGATTCCCGCTGGGATCAACCCGCAGACTGGTAAATCGACCATCGAGACAGTATTAACAGTACTCCACGCTGGGGGGAAATTTGGGGATGGGGGTTATACCGTCTCTGGTGGTTTGCATGGAGTCGGGATCTCGGTGGTAAACGCGCTCTCGTCGCATGTAGAAGTTAAGGTCTGGCGGAATCAGAAAATTCATACCCAGCGGTTTGAGAAGGGTTTTGCCGTCTCTGGATTGGAAGTAATGCCAAGTCCAGAAAATCGGACGGGGACGACGGTAACTTTTCAACCAGATCCAGAGATCTTCAAAGAATCGACTGAATTTGACTTTGCAACATTAGCCAGTCGATTTAAAGAGTTAGCCTATCTCAATGCTGGCATTCGGATTAGTTTTAGTGACTACCGATTGGAACTATTAGGTACTGACGAACCCAAGGTCGAAAATTATTATTTTGAGGGTGGGATTCGGGAATATGTTTCCTATCTAAACGAAAATAAGCAGCCGCTGCATGAAGAAATAATTTACATCAGCCAAGAGCAAGATAAAGTCCAAGTTGAAGTCGCACTTCAGTGGTGTGTTGATGCTTATTCGGATAATATTTTGGGATTTGCTAATAATATTCGGACGATCGATGGGGGGACGCATTTAGATGGATTGAAAGTGGTATTGACCCGTACCATGAACTCGATCGCGCGCAAACGGAATAAACTTAAAGAAGGAGATGCCAATCTCGGCGGTGAAAATATTCGCGAAGGTTTAACCGCGATCGTATCTGTTAAAGTTCCCAATCCAGAGTTTGAAGGGCAGACTAAAACTAAGCTCGGAAATACCGAAGTCCGCAAAATTGTAGACTCGATCGTCTCTGAAGCTCTGACTGAATATTTAGAGTTTCGTCCGAATATTGCCGACGCTATTTTAGACAAAGCAATTCAAGCTTTTAATGCCGCAGAAGCAGCCAGACGTGCGAAGGAATTAGTTCGCCGGAAATCGGTATTAGAGTCTTCAACTTTGCCTGGTAAATTAGCAGATTGCAGCTCAAAAGATCCTAGTGAATCCGAGATTTTTATCGTAGAAGGAGATTCGGCAGGTGGTTCTGCAAAACAAGGCAGAGACAGGCGTTTTCAGGCAATTTTACCCCTGCGCGGTAAGATTTTAAACATCGAAAAAACCGACGACGCGAAGATTTATAAAAATACTGAAATTCAAGCTCTAATTACGGCATTAGGTTTGGGTGTCAAAGGTGAAGATTTTAAATCAGAACAATTGCGTTATCACCGGATTTGTTTGATGACAGATGCCGACGTCGATGGTGCCCACATTCGGACGCTGTTGTTGACATTCTTTTATCGTTACCAGCGATCGCTGATCGATGAAGGGTACGTCTATATCGCTTGTCCGCCGCTCTATAAATTAGAGCGCGGACGCAATCACTACTATTGCTATAGCGAACGCGAATTGCAACAGAAAATTGCTGAATTTCCGGCCAACGCCAACTATACAATTCAGCGATTCAAAGGTTTGGGAGAAATGATGCCCCAACAGTTGTGGGAAACTACAATGGATCGAGAAACTCGTACACTCAAACGTGTAGAGATTCAAGATGCTGCTGAAGCCGATCGGATCTTTACCATTTTAATGGGCGATCGCGTGGCACCGCGCCGCGAATTTATCGAAACCTATGGGCCGAAATTAGGGCTGATGGATTTAGATATTTAG
- a CDS encoding (2Fe-2S) ferredoxin domain-containing protein: protein MIASNFQRRVTPLNKIDLERIDADNSREYEDFPATFDVLGPMLHSLFQEHWQELGLGHIVNGSVLELEFETAPKACWMYDGYLTVIAPGWHMHLCIGENQGGPERTNSPAIRQARQVSRAALYRQLNDRGKPQSWGIQFWNGDGEKMMTIFLPNPFLGEGEDFLPEHQPDLTKLAVYENLRQIYVLGTMDIPYETNPLTRPYISVCRSSRCNNGRDWQSVYDAIALELKAANLSVDLTAAGCLQVCKMGPIVFYSGDDRDREHTWYTRVTPDVAKEIVTQHLGKNQKITKHLYPQASQG from the coding sequence ATGATAGCTAGTAATTTTCAGCGGCGAGTAACACCATTAAATAAAATCGATCTAGAGCGGATCGATGCAGACAATTCACGCGAGTATGAAGACTTCCCAGCAACTTTTGATGTATTGGGGCCGATGCTACATTCTTTATTTCAAGAACATTGGCAAGAATTGGGATTAGGTCATATCGTTAATGGTAGCGTCTTAGAGTTAGAATTTGAGACTGCGCCCAAGGCTTGCTGGATGTATGATGGCTATCTGACGGTAATTGCCCCAGGCTGGCACATGCACCTGTGCATCGGCGAAAATCAAGGCGGCCCAGAGCGCACCAATTCTCCAGCAATACGTCAAGCCAGACAAGTCAGTCGAGCGGCATTATATCGACAATTAAACGATCGAGGAAAGCCCCAAAGTTGGGGCATTCAGTTCTGGAATGGAGACGGCGAAAAGATGATGACTATCTTCTTGCCCAATCCTTTTTTGGGTGAAGGTGAAGACTTTTTGCCGGAGCATCAACCCGATCTCACTAAACTAGCAGTGTACGAAAATCTACGCCAGATTTATGTATTGGGGACGATGGATATCCCCTATGAAACCAATCCTTTAACTCGTCCTTATATTTCTGTCTGTCGATCGAGTCGGTGTAATAATGGGCGCGATTGGCAATCGGTTTATGATGCGATCGCCTTAGAATTAAAAGCTGCTAATCTGAGTGTAGATTTAACTGCTGCTGGCTGTCTGCAAGTCTGTAAAATGGGGCCGATTGTCTTCTATTCTGGTGACGATCGCGATCGCGAGCATACTTGGTATACACGAGTAACTCCAGATGTTGCCAAAGAAATTGTCACTCAACACTTAGGCAAAAATCAGAAAATAACCAAGCATTTATATCCCCAAGCTTCGCAGGGTTAA
- a CDS encoding TonB-dependent siderophore receptor, which yields MSNQKTMNLALSRQKIFTTGAFLPLCFVINILAIAISIPAHARSVIENNSDSGQPSVSAANRPATRKLLAQAATVKITGITVSTTAKGIEIRLESPTATIPQPASQNSNVTVSYDIPNATLALPNAIEYRAVNPDRGIAEISVVQVTPTSVRVSITGKEALPEITVATGTDSLVFSAVPTNVSAASEEIEIIVKGKRKVGYFIPNASSATGTNTPILETPFSVQIIPPELIRDRQATQVKETLANVSGVIFNGDGQSRGGEQLIIRGFSGGAIVRNGFRRGDIDGVTPPTTDIATAERIEVLKGPASILSGAIEPGGLINLITKKPLKDPFREVEILLGSRNSTRARFDLSDRLTPDGSILGRINGVFETGNSVRDLTTSNRKIVFAPTVTGKIGENTDLNVSLEYINGRRGADFGLPAVGNKVADVPINRIISEPDDTVTNTAIQIGYNLEHRFTPQLKLKNSFQYSSYQFDFGVVALPTFNDTLNAVVRFPANQTALLKDYTFQTNLISEFKTGSVSHTLLAGVDYIRRDSRTSNSLDPTPSILDLFNPTYGLVKPSQAALAPFTDNLVLSDSYGAYIQDQIGLTDSLKLLASLRYDTISQNNNDLLAATNTASTASALTPRVGLVYKIIPNVSLYGSYSQSFKPNTDLNAAGQVLEPQRGQGYEFGVKSELFDGKVLATLAYFDITKNNVAVPDPNSSFGSIASGQQRSQGIEVDISGEISPGWKLIATYANTNGRITADSDPALIGNKLYGVPENAASLWTTYEFLQGGLKGFGLGAGLNFVGERQGDLANSYTADSYVTLNAALFYKSEDWRFGLAFKNIGDVKYVETLGNRRGSANFYGDPFTIQATASWQF from the coding sequence ATGTCTAATCAAAAAACCATGAATCTCGCTCTATCGCGCCAAAAAATCTTCACCACTGGTGCATTTTTGCCACTGTGCTTTGTAATTAACATTTTGGCGATCGCGATTTCCATTCCCGCTCATGCGCGCTCAGTTATTGAGAATAATTCTGATTCAGGGCAGCCTTCTGTATCGGCAGCAAATCGCCCCGCGACGCGCAAGTTATTGGCACAAGCCGCTACAGTCAAAATTACGGGCATAACAGTCAGTACCACCGCCAAAGGGATCGAAATTCGCTTAGAATCGCCTACAGCAACTATCCCCCAACCAGCCAGCCAAAACTCGAATGTCACAGTTTCCTACGACATTCCCAACGCCACCCTTGCTTTACCCAATGCGATCGAATATCGGGCGGTTAATCCCGATCGCGGCATTGCCGAAATCTCTGTCGTCCAAGTTACCCCCACATCCGTCCGGGTCAGCATTACCGGGAAGGAAGCATTGCCAGAGATTACCGTCGCCACAGGTACCGATAGCTTAGTATTTAGTGCGGTACCCACGAATGTCTCGGCGGCTAGCGAGGAGATCGAGATTATTGTCAAAGGCAAACGCAAAGTTGGATATTTTATCCCCAATGCGTCGAGTGCCACGGGGACGAATACACCAATTTTAGAAACACCATTTTCGGTACAGATTATCCCACCCGAATTAATTCGCGACAGGCAGGCGACTCAAGTTAAAGAAACCCTCGCCAATGTCAGTGGCGTAATTTTTAATGGTGACGGTCAATCGCGCGGTGGCGAACAGTTAATCATTCGTGGGTTTTCGGGTGGTGCGATCGTGCGGAATGGCTTCAGGCGGGGAGATATTGATGGCGTCACGCCACCGACGACCGATATTGCTACCGCAGAACGGATCGAAGTCCTCAAAGGTCCAGCGTCCATTCTCTCTGGAGCGATCGAACCTGGCGGCTTGATTAACCTAATTACGAAAAAACCCCTCAAAGATCCATTTCGGGAAGTAGAAATACTGCTTGGCAGTCGCAATTCTACTCGCGCTCGATTCGATCTTTCCGATCGCCTCACTCCCGATGGCAGTATTCTCGGTCGCATCAATGGGGTATTTGAAACTGGCAACAGCGTGCGCGATCTGACTACCAGCAATCGTAAGATTGTGTTTGCACCTACCGTCACCGGAAAAATTGGCGAGAATACCGATTTAAATGTATCGCTCGAATACATCAATGGTAGACGTGGAGCAGATTTTGGGTTGCCCGCAGTCGGGAATAAAGTCGCTGATGTGCCGATTAATCGCATCATTAGCGAACCAGACGATACCGTTACCAATACTGCCATCCAGATCGGATATAACCTCGAACATCGCTTCACTCCGCAACTCAAGCTCAAAAATAGCTTTCAGTATTCATCCTATCAATTTGACTTTGGCGTAGTTGCCTTACCGACATTTAACGATACCCTCAATGCTGTCGTTCGCTTCCCCGCCAACCAAACCGCCTTACTCAAAGACTATACCTTTCAAACTAACTTAATTAGCGAATTTAAAACGGGTTCTGTCAGCCATACGCTGCTAGCTGGGGTCGATTATATCCGCCGAGATAGTCGCACTAGCAATAGCCTCGATCCCACCCCTAGTATTCTGGATTTATTCAATCCCACCTATGGATTGGTCAAACCCAGCCAAGCCGCCCTCGCGCCCTTTACCGACAATCTCGTCCTTTCCGATAGTTATGGAGCCTATATCCAAGACCAAATCGGTCTAACCGATAGCCTCAAACTCCTCGCCAGCCTTCGCTACGATACCATTTCCCAAAATAATAACGATTTACTCGCAGCTACCAACACTGCCAGTACCGCTAGCGCATTAACTCCCCGCGTGGGTTTGGTATACAAAATCATTCCTAACGTCTCGCTCTACGGTAGCTACTCTCAATCCTTTAAACCCAACACCGACCTCAACGCCGCCGGACAAGTGCTAGAACCCCAACGCGGTCAAGGTTATGAGTTTGGGGTCAAATCCGAACTATTCGATGGCAAAGTATTAGCGACACTAGCGTACTTCGATATTACCAAGAATAATGTTGCCGTCCCCGATCCTAACAGTAGCTTCGGTTCGATCGCCTCCGGTCAGCAGCGCAGCCAAGGAATCGAAGTCGATATCTCTGGCGAGATCTCTCCTGGCTGGAAACTAATCGCCACCTATGCCAATACTAATGGGCGAATCACTGCCGATAGCGATCCCGCGCTCATCGGCAATAAGCTCTATGGCGTACCCGAAAATGCGGCGAGTTTATGGACTACCTATGAGTTTCTGCAAGGCGGCTTGAAAGGATTCGGTCTCGGTGCGGGGTTAAATTTTGTCGGCGAACGTCAAGGCGATTTGGCTAATAGTTATACTGCGGATAGTTATGTAACTCTCAATGCCGCACTCTTTTATAAGTCAGAAGATTGGCGATTTGGGTTGGCATTCAAAAATATCGGCGATGTCAAGTACGTCGAAACTCTAGGCAACCGTCGCGGTTCTGCCAATTTTTACGGCGATCCCTTTACTATTCAAGCAACAGCTTCTTGGCAGTTTTAA
- a CDS encoding FecCD family ABC transporter permease, with the protein MLDPTVARLSKYLKPSPLFGLGLGVLVAIGCALYSITLGTRDISLAVIFDSFTQFDNSFEHLIIQTVRLPRSLMAMAVGAALAVSGAAIQGLTRNPLAETGILGIEAGGALAVVGTSYLFGSTPSDYAGAAFVGAGIAAIFVYIFASLGPGGVTPLNLTIAGAAIAAFIAAVTTSILIVSQSSLEELRFWLAGSLVGRDFNLFLQVLPLLIVGLILAFALSSQIATLSLGEDVATSLGQNTLTIKLLTVTSVVLLAGSAVAIAGPIGFVGLVVPHGVRFFIKTDYRWILPYSAVYGAILLLVADIAARLLIQPQELPVGVMTALVGAPVFVYLAKTKIRA; encoded by the coding sequence ATGCTCGACCCCACTGTTGCGAGGTTGTCTAAATATCTGAAACCCTCACCACTATTCGGGCTAGGGCTAGGTGTGTTGGTGGCGATCGGTTGTGCGCTTTACAGCATTACTTTAGGCACTAGAGACATTTCGCTAGCAGTTATCTTCGACTCCTTTACCCAGTTCGATAATTCCTTCGAGCATCTGATTATTCAAACAGTCAGATTGCCCAGATCGCTGATGGCAATGGCTGTCGGTGCCGCGCTGGCTGTATCGGGGGCGGCGATTCAAGGCTTAACCCGAAACCCCCTTGCCGAAACTGGCATCTTAGGCATCGAAGCTGGGGGTGCCCTGGCGGTAGTCGGTACATCCTACCTGTTCGGTAGTACCCCTTCAGACTATGCCGGGGCAGCTTTTGTGGGTGCAGGCATCGCGGCGATCTTCGTCTACATCTTCGCATCCCTCGGCCCTGGGGGAGTCACCCCGCTCAACCTGACGATCGCTGGAGCCGCGATCGCCGCATTTATCGCCGCCGTCACTACCAGCATCCTGATCGTCAGCCAGAGTAGCTTAGAAGAACTTCGCTTCTGGCTGGCAGGTTCCTTGGTAGGGCGAGATTTCAACCTATTTTTACAGGTATTACCACTGCTGATCGTGGGGTTAATCCTGGCGTTTGCCCTCAGTAGCCAAATCGCCACCCTGAGCTTAGGCGAAGACGTTGCCACCAGTTTGGGACAGAACACCCTAACGATTAAGCTGTTAACGGTAACGAGTGTGGTGTTACTCGCAGGTAGTGCCGTGGCGATCGCTGGGCCGATCGGGTTTGTGGGGCTAGTCGTCCCCCACGGCGTGCGATTTTTTATCAAAACCGATTACCGTTGGATTTTGCCCTACTCGGCAGTCTACGGTGCGATTCTCCTGTTAGTTGCCGATATCGCTGCCAGACTATTAATTCAGCCCCAAGAACTACCAGTCGGCGTAATGACGGCACTTGTCGGCGCGCCAGTATTTGTCTATCTCGCCAAAACGAAAATCCGCGCATGA
- a CDS encoding FecCD family ABC transporter permease — protein sequence MKNWLAIRPPLPESRPDRQQLPIVPILGGLSLVAIVVSVGQGEYPIAIGNLVATLLGIDTGNPDLPFVIQTLRLPRTLVAFLVGVALAISGAIFQGLTRNPLADPSIIGINAGASLAAVTTIVLLPDAPVVVLPIAAFFGALLMAASIYSLAGTGKNSPMLLILLGIGLSAIASACTSLMISLGSIYQVSQALVWLAGSVYARTWSDLFALLPWTLVGTALALGLTRELNVLNLGDEIAAGLGSRVSWQRAQLVIVAVALAGSAVATAGSIGFVGLIAPHIARQLVGGNYRQILPVTALIGGILVTIADTIGRTIFAPIELPCGVVIAAIGAPFFLYLLIQNRYRQC from the coding sequence ATGAAAAACTGGTTAGCCATTCGCCCGCCGTTACCAGAGTCACGCCCCGATCGGCAGCAATTGCCAATCGTCCCCATCTTAGGGGGATTGAGCTTGGTAGCGATCGTCGTCAGTGTCGGGCAAGGTGAGTACCCGATCGCGATCGGCAATCTTGTCGCAACTCTGCTGGGAATCGATACAGGCAATCCCGATCTACCATTTGTGATTCAAACCTTGAGATTGCCCCGTACCTTAGTCGCCTTTTTAGTCGGTGTCGCATTGGCGATTTCGGGGGCGATTTTTCAAGGCTTAACCCGCAATCCCCTTGCCGATCCGAGCATCATCGGCATCAATGCAGGCGCGAGTTTGGCAGCAGTTACGACGATCGTGTTATTGCCCGATGCCCCAGTTGTTGTCCTACCGATCGCCGCATTTTTCGGGGCATTATTGATGGCAGCCTCGATCTATAGTTTGGCAGGAACCGGGAAAAATTCACCGATGTTATTAATTTTGCTGGGCATTGGCTTATCGGCGATCGCTAGTGCCTGCACGAGTTTAATGATTTCCTTGGGTTCTATTTACCAAGTCAGCCAAGCTTTAGTCTGGCTGGCTGGCAGCGTCTACGCTCGCACCTGGTCGGATTTATTCGCCTTGTTGCCGTGGACGCTGGTTGGTACTGCCCTGGCATTGGGACTAACGCGAGAGTTAAATGTCCTCAACTTGGGCGATGAGATCGCCGCTGGATTGGGGAGTCGCGTAAGCTGGCAACGCGCCCAGCTCGTTATCGTCGCCGTGGCGTTAGCTGGCTCGGCAGTGGCTACCGCTGGATCGATCGGGTTTGTCGGACTGATTGCCCCCCACATCGCCCGCCAACTCGTCGGGGGCAATTATCGCCAGATTTTACCAGTCACCGCCCTCATCGGGGGCATTTTAGTAACGATCGCCGATACGATCGGGCGCACGATCTTTGCCCCGATCGAGTTGCCCTGTGGTGTCGTCATCGCCGCGATCGGCGCGCCGTTTTTCCTCTATTTACTGATTCAAAATCGCTACCGCCAATGCTAG
- a CDS encoding ABC transporter ATP-binding protein: MLELVAQDLSLAYQGNAIIHDLSLTIPAEKITVLVGSNGCGKSTLLKGLARLLKPTSGGVYLDGKSILAGSTKSVARQLGLLPQSPISPEGLTVKDLVSQGRYPYQDWRQQWSIQDRQIVREALEMTDLTALSDRPLDTLSGGQRQRAWIAMSLAQNTKILLLDEPTTFLDLAHQMEVLDLLYRLNQHQGRTIVMVLHDLDRACRYADYLVAIKAGRVFAAGTPAEIVTAELVEAVFNLKCQIYPDPIAGTPMCIPIGTKTFNPEATDGNHPVRPNLLGSLKPLEAEKVLRTEL; the protein is encoded by the coding sequence ATGCTAGAACTCGTCGCTCAAGATCTATCCCTGGCTTACCAAGGGAACGCGATTATTCACGATTTATCCTTAACGATTCCTGCCGAAAAAATTACTGTATTAGTGGGGTCGAATGGCTGCGGCAAATCGACCTTACTCAAAGGGTTGGCAAGATTGCTCAAACCGACTAGCGGCGGGGTATATCTCGATGGTAAATCGATCCTCGCCGGATCGACCAAAAGCGTCGCCCGCCAATTGGGATTATTACCGCAAAGTCCGATCTCCCCTGAAGGTTTAACCGTCAAAGATTTGGTGTCCCAAGGTCGTTATCCCTATCAAGATTGGCGGCAACAATGGTCGATCCAAGACCGTCAAATCGTCCGCGAAGCCTTGGAAATGACCGACTTAACAGCCCTGAGCGATCGCCCCCTCGATACCCTCTCTGGCGGTCAAAGACAGCGCGCCTGGATTGCCATGTCCCTGGCTCAAAATACCAAAATTTTGTTACTAGACGAGCCGACCACATTTCTCGATCTCGCCCATCAAATGGAAGTTTTGGATCTGCTCTACCGACTCAATCAGCACCAAGGACGGACGATCGTGATGGTATTGCACGATCTCGATCGAGCCTGTCGTTATGCCGATTATTTAGTTGCCATTAAAGCCGGACGTGTATTTGCCGCAGGCACCCCAGCCGAGATCGTCACAGCAGAACTGGTCGAGGCGGTATTTAACCTCAAATGTCAGATCTATCCCGATCCGATCGCCGGAACGCCGATGTGTATTCCGATCGGTACCAAAACCTTCAATCCAGAAGCTACCGATGGCAACCATCCAGTTCGACCCAATCTGCTCGGCAGCCTCAAACCGTTGGAAGCTGAAAAGGTGTTGAGAACAGAACTATAG
- a CDS encoding DUF433 domain-containing protein, whose translation MKYQDILTIEPGKRSGKPCIRGMRITVYDVLSYLASGMTQDEILQDFPYLTATDILACLSYAADREQITLTIAA comes from the coding sequence ATGAAATACCAAGATATTCTCACAATAGAACCTGGAAAACGTAGCGGAAAACCTTGTATCCGAGGGATGCGAATTACCGTCTACGATGTCTTGTCATATTTAGCGTCTGGTATGACCCAAGATGAAATTTTACAAGACTTTCCGTACCTCACCGCCACTGACATTCTTGCTTGCCTTAGCTACGCCGCCGATCGGGAACAGATTACCCTCACGATCGCGGCATGA
- a CDS encoding DUF5615 family PIN-like protein: MKLLFDHNLSPRLVLILADLYPNSQHVFPLQMDRDEDRLIWDYAAQNEYTIVTRDSDYNDLSIVRGFPPKVIWIRRGNCSTKEIEVILRSSTQDIHEFSQNPSLGILTLS, encoded by the coding sequence ATGAAATTACTTTTCGACCATAATCTTTCACCTCGCTTAGTTCTGATTCTTGCCGATCTCTATCCTAATTCTCAACATGTTTTTCCATTACAAATGGATCGGGATGAAGATCGCCTCATTTGGGACTATGCGGCTCAAAATGAATATACAATTGTTACCCGCGACTCAGATTATAACGATCTGAGTATTGTCCGAGGTTTCCCACCAAAAGTTATCTGGATTCGTCGGGGGAATTGCTCCACCAAAGAGATTGAAGTCATTCTCAGATCGTCAACTCAGGATATTCATGAATTTTCCCAAAACCCATCACTTGGAATACTGACTTTAAGTTGA